A genomic stretch from Sulfurimonas sediminis includes:
- a CDS encoding DUF2231 domain-containing protein produces the protein MMLHPATVHFAMALPVVASVFGLVYLYSKSEMMSKTSLIMTIAAALAMTVAWYTGNQAGPEIFDYLSKAGKEELLEHKELGLYLAIATGIIALVQIVGYKMKKFAVQALAILLLLAATATTLLQGKHGGEIVYNYGMPFKAYMIEDSLHEATANAEATEDCDEKVEAYEDAIDEISSLSEEVDAIYGNTPKTQEEEDDDE, from the coding sequence ATGATGTTACACCCTGCGACCGTACACTTTGCGATGGCTTTACCTGTAGTTGCTTCCGTTTTTGGACTTGTTTATCTTTACAGCAAAAGTGAAATGATGTCGAAAACTTCTCTTATAATGACAATTGCAGCAGCACTTGCAATGACAGTAGCCTGGTATACAGGAAATCAAGCCGGACCGGAAATTTTTGATTATCTGAGTAAAGCAGGCAAAGAAGAACTGCTCGAACACAAAGAACTTGGTCTGTATCTGGCAATAGCAACAGGTATTATCGCATTGGTACAGATAGTCGGATATAAAATGAAAAAATTTGCTGTACAGGCATTGGCTATTCTTCTTTTACTTGCAGCAACAGCAACAACACTTTTGCAAGGAAAACACGGTGGAGAAATAGTTTACAACTACGGTATGCCTTTTAAAGCCTATATGATAGAAGATTCTCTTCATGAAGCAACAGCTAATGCTGAAGCCACTGAGGACTGTGATGAAAAAGTGGAAGCATATGAAGATGCCATAGATGAGATCAGTTCACTTTCAGAAGAAGTAGATGCCATTTATGGCAATACACCAAAAACCCAAGAAGAAGAAGATGATGACGAGTAG